Genomic window (Kazachstania africana CBS 2517 chromosome 10, complete genome):
ATCCAAAGGCATTTGAAAGAGCTAAACTACAAAGTGGTCTTGGAGATTGGGCTAATGCCTGGTTTGTTGACGATGGTGGCAGTAACATTCAACAGGGTATTTCCATCGGTATGAAAAAATGTATTCATTTAGTGGAGACggaaaatgataattttatattggGTCAAACGCCAGAAGGATCTATAgtaattaataatattgtaGATTTGCCAACTGCCGTGCCTGaactctttcaataattttgtaaatacAAATCTTTATAGATATCgatatttattatttgaagtaGTGGGTAGATCAATAAGCAATAtaactttttatttttttaccaCACTATTACTTGTACAAAATGCGTATACGTGTATAGAATCTGAATAATAACCaataatgattttgtttatttatttatttatttacttttttatttatttgtgGGATTGTTGTAgttgtttcttttgtttAGCTAAAGCATACACTATACCAGATAAGAAACCTAAGAAGATAGAGAAAATGGATAAGAAGTTTCTTGGAGCATCGAAGAAAAGCAAACCAGATAAAGCGATTGGTAATTTGTTTAAAGCACCAACCATAGAGTAAGTAGTGGAAGAAGTGACACGAACACACCAACCAGAACAGTAGGATATACCGACGGAAGCCACACCAGAGATAATCATAGCGGTTAAAGAATCGCCGGATAAATTAGTAGCTAAATTTGTTGGAGACCAATCTTCAAAACAGAAAGATGCAACTAATAAGATAGGTAAACCTAGGACATTGTTGTAAAACATGGTGTCGAAATCCTTGAAGTTGGTTAACTTAATTCTCTTTCTCATTATTAAGACAAATAAAGCAGAGGAGATACAGTTAGTGAACATCCAAAAGTAACCTGGGTTGAATAAAGCGACAGAGGCACCAACTTCATTGGCTAGAGCCATTTCAGCATTTTTTTGGGCAATGGCTTGTTGATCACCTAGAGTAGCAACGACAGATGATAGAACCATTaataaaaaggaagataATTCCATAGCGGTAACGTTACcaccaaaaaataaaacttCACCGTAAGCAATTAAGATAATAGttaaattcttgaaaattgtaTAGATTGGCACTGCTAAGAATTGTAAAGCCTTAGAAGAAGTGTAGATCATAAGAACTAACAATATAGAAATTGGGAACCAATTCTTGGCGTCAGTCTTATTCAATGGACGGAACTTAGCATAGCCTAAGAATTTTAAGACAACTAAAGTTAAACAACAGACCAAAGATTGAACGAATAACATGACGAAGTTCATGttaaaatctttcaaattaacAACGAATTTGTTTGTAACCGTCATTAAAATGGAAGAACCACAGTAGGacaaaatggaaattgGACCAGAATTCGCAATGGAAGCCAAAGCATTGTGGTTGTTCGCAATCTTGAGTTCAGACATAGCGCTTCTCTACTATCTTGGAGCTATTAAAGTTGACAGAAACTgcaaaaacaaaatgaaCACCAAGTCCTGTATTTTATAACAATCGTTAATGGTATATTTCTAGAATACGTTAACGTTTTCgtgttgaaaaaaatcaaaaaaaaaaccatTTTCCTATCACGTGATCCCACGTGCTCCGGTCACGTGCCACTGCGTTCCTAAAAGTTATTAACTGGTGAACCTCCTTCTATCGTTCTTGTATTCGATGAGGGAGAGTGTCACAGTGCCCACCAGTGTGATATTAAACAGCAGTCTCATGAATAAGTACGGGAACGGGCCGGTTGTCTGCTGGGCGGTTTGAGGGTCCTCGTAGTTGACGAAGTAGGCTGCTTTCATCTCATCCCGAGACATCACTGGCCACTGCTCCTCCATTTGCCATGACAAATACTCTCTTATCTCGTCTTTGGTATCGTAATCCAACGTGAGCCATCTTCTGGGAAGATCGTGCAGATTAGGTGGCCTGTATACCGCCGAGTAGTTTCTGCATGAAACGGAATGCTCAAGGGCTCTAAGAACCCGGATCTTGGACATACACTTCAATAGCTCGCGCTTCATCTTCCCCAACACAGTCTATACCTCCAGCTCATCCAACTTCTCGCAGCCTCTTGCTCTTCTCAAGTGTTGAAATATCTTTCATTATCAGAATCCTTGAAATTCTTGCGATACTCGCCGAGCGGACTaacaatttgatatttgagAAAGGTTTACGTGGTAGCTTTACCTGTATTTAATCGTCAATTGATTGGACTTTTAGACCATTATCTGTATCTGGCAGtaatcatatatatactagggtttcaattgaataaaatatggGGTTTGCAAATTTATTTGTATGTGTGAGGActgtttttcttctttttctttgactTCTTCAGGTTGTTTTTTACTAACAGGCATATACATCTGCCACAGAATGATTATAATGCTGCTCAAGTTTATCAGGACGTTATTCCACTGATTGAACAGCCACGTTATGGTTTCTTTGCTTTAGTTTTAGCTATTCTCTTTCTATCAATGTCTATAGGTGTGGCATTCTCTGCAAGATCAATCGTACCAAAATTCTTTCTATTTACAATTTTAAGTTTGTTTGCTTCCTTATTTTGTGGTATCGCAACAGTgttcatttcaaattcatttggAGTGTATGTATAGATGTACATAATTCTTcatatattcaatatatcCTCGTCTATATTAGCAACCTTATAGTATCTGAGTTCATTCTTGTTTGACACGGCATTGTTATTGTTACTGTTGTTGGGATCTGAACCCTCGTAAGTCATCAACGTAGACAGCATGGACCTCGTATATCCAACCAAATTTTCCAGTGAACAATCGCTGTTTTtgtttaaatatttcaaaacattCGAATTTATCACTTGGTACAGTCTCTCTTGCAAGAATTCATTACTTAGATAGAAGGATAATTCATCAGGAGATTCGTTTATTGGATCTTCGTATGCCAATAATGCAGATACATTGCTTAATtgttcattgaatttgttcttcaatttatcGTCGGCAGTCAAATTACCGTTTAGAAATGTCGCAGATAATTCTTGCCCTTGCAAAATTATAGTCTTGATATTAGTTTGATTTAAAATCAGTATTAAATATTCTGCCAACttcaattcaaataatagtTCAACGTTTTGACTTAATAATCCGGGCAGTTGTTTCtcaatatattgaatgCATTGCTTTATGTTCCTATCgttaattaattttcttagCTCTTGTCTAACTTTTAACATTTCCTCCTCCTTGATAATTTGTTTCTCATTGTGCCTAATAACTTTTATCTCGTCGTTGTTATCATTATACGAACCATCCCTCTgtaaatcaattaaaaatCCCTTCGCAACATCTATTAAGCCCTCATGaattaaatattcatttatcATTGCATTCAAAGTATTCGgaattgaattattattagaattCAGATGATTTATTCTTAATACATCTGGTTTTGTCAATTGCCCATTGACATTCCTGAAATCATGACCCAATAAGAAGTCCGGTagcttttcttcttcaatctCTTCAGTATCACCCATTATTGTATCTCCATCTTTTGGCCCTTCATCTGCCTCCATGTCACTCTCTATGTCGTCTGATTCATTATTGACagatttatatatgttgtCGTAGCCTTTCCCTTTCCATTTGTTCTGATAACCTATGATATCAAAGACAAATTCCTCATACAGACCAAAATTTGTCCTGACAGAGTTGCCTGGTCTTAAAGCAATGGCTGGTACAACAGGAGTGTCGTGAAGATCATTGAAAGCCGTACCTAAGAATACACCGTTCttagtgaaaaaaatagatccatcaatgaaatttataCCACATCCAATAATATCATCCCTACCATAAGGTTCATTGTATGTGTTGTATTGTCTGCCAGCAGAAACAGAACCATCAAAGCCTAGATAGCCAAAAAATCCAGCGTCAAAAACGTTTTTGTTGCCTGCACCATTCAAATTACCACCACCGctg
Coding sequences:
- the MTC3 gene encoding Mtc3p (similar to Saccharomyces cerevisiae YGL226W; ancestral locus Anc_3.542); protein product: MKRELLKCMSKIRVLRALEHSVSCRNYSAVYRPPNLHDLPRRWLTLDYDTKDEIREYLSWQMEEQWPVMSRDEMKAAYFVNYEDPQTAQQTTGPFPYLFMRLLFNITLVGTVTLSLIEYKNDRRRFTS
- the OST5 gene encoding dolichyl-diphosphooligosaccharide--protein glycotransferase subunit (similar to Saccharomyces cerevisiae OST5 (YGL226C-A); ancestral locus Anc_3.543), coding for MGFANLFNDYNAAQVYQDVIPLIEQPRYGFFALVLAILFLSMSIGVAFSARSIVPKFFLFTILSLFASLFCGIATVFISNSFGVYV
- the VRG4 gene encoding GDP-mannose transporter (similar to Saccharomyces cerevisiae HVG1 (YER039C) and VRG4 (YGL225W); ancestral locus Anc_3.538), with the protein product MSELKIANNHNALASIANSGPISILSYCGSSILMTVTNKFVVNLKDFNMNFVMLFVQSLVCCLTLVVLKFLGYAKFRPLNKTDAKNWFPISILLVLMIYTSSKALQFLAVPIYTIFKNLTIILIAYGEVLFFGGNVTAMELSSFLLMVLSSVVATLGDQQAIAQKNAEMALANEVGASVALFNPGYFWMFTNCISSALFVLIMRKRIKLTNFKDFDTMFYNNVLGLPILLVASFCFEDWSPTNLATNLSGDSLTAMIISGVASVGISYCSGWCVRVTSSTTYSMVGALNKLPIALSGLLFFDAPRNFLSIFSIFLGFLSGIVYALAKQKKQLQQSHK